The Novipirellula aureliae DNA window AACGTCAAGCTCGATCAACCCTGTTTGACGTTTGGGTCTTGGATCGGTGGCGACCGCGACGGGCATCCGGGTGTGACCGCAAAAGTGACCCAAGAAACGTTTTCGTGGCTACGTCATGCTGCGATCGAGTTTCATCTGCAAACGTGTCGCCAATTGTTCGATTCGCTAAGCCTGTCCCAGCGACAAGTTCAGTTTTCGTCATCGTTATTTGCAGCCATTGCCAGTGCGACTCAGCGATGGCCGTTTCTAACGAAGCGAATTTCAGAACTGCCGCCCAATGAACTATGCCGTCGCTGGCTATTGATCATCCGCTATCGCCTCGAGCAAACGCAAGCGATTTCGCTGGTCGAAGAGAGCGTGTTACCAGCGGATGAGCGAGAGAACTTGTCGGGTGGTGGGGCCTATGAATCGCCTGCCGAACTGCAACTCGATTTGGATATTTTGCTCGACGCGATTCGACATTGCCCGAGTGGCGTTTTTGTCTCCGAAGAGGTTCAAGTTTGGCACGACCGTATCGAAGCATTCGGCTTTCATCTTGCCAAACTGGATGTGCGTCAAGATTCGCGTCCTTACAGTGAAGTGCTCAACGAGCTGCTCAGATCGGCAAAGTTGTGCGACTCACCCGAAACGCTCGATGAGGCGGGGCGTCAAAAATTGTTAGTCGATACGCTCGATCAGAAATGCGTGTTTGATCGAAAGAGCCTTTCGGAGCTTGCTTGCGATACCTTGGATTTGTTTGATTTGCTACACCGAGTTAGCAAGGTACATGGGCACGATGCGCTCGGAGGTCATGTCGTGAGTATGACTCGCGTGCCGAGTGACATTTTGACCGTGCTGTGGTTGTGGAAACAAACGTCTTCGGCGTCGGACCGAGAAACCGGTGCGTATGTATTGCCGATCGTACCTCTGTTCGAAACGATCGATGACTTGGAACATGGGCCAGACATTTTGACGGGATTGTTTCGTGTGCCGGCCTACCGTGAAGTCGTCAAGCAGCAGGGAAATCGCCAAACGGTGATGCTGGGTTATTCGGATAGCACCAAGGATGGCGGATACTTGTCCGCGTGTTGGTCTCTGCAGAAGGCTCAGCAAAAATTGACATCGGTCGCCAAAACCGAGAACGTCGAGTTGACTTTCTTCCATGGTCGCGGCGGATCCCTCGGACGCGGCGGTGGACCGACGGCACGCAGTATCTTGTCGCTGCCGGGCGGCACGTTCCACGGGGCCCTTCGCTTGACCGAACAGGGCGAGGTATTGGCGGATCGGTACGATGATCCAGCGATTGCGCACCGTCACTTGGAACAAGTGTTATGGTCTGCCTTGATGGCCAGCGGACGTCCGGTTTCCGAAGAACGCTCGGCGTACAACGAAACGATGGAAGCGTTAACCAAGGCATCATTTGAGAAGTATCGTGAATTGGTGGAACAGCCGGAGTTTGTCGACTTTTTCCGGCGAGCAACGCCTGTGTCGGGGATTGAACAATTGCCGATCGGTTCGCGTCCTTCGCGGCGACGTGGCGGCAATCGTTTGAGTGATCTGCGGGCGATTCCTTGGGTCTTTTCATGGACCCAATGCCGATTGTTGATTCCCGCTTGGTACGGTTTAGGTTCCGCGATGTTAGCGTTGCTTGAAGACCCGACCATGAAAGCGACACTTCAGGAAATGTATAGCGAGTGGCCCTTTTTTCGAGCAACGATTGACAATGCGGAACTAGCGCTTGCCAAGACCGATTTGGAAATCGCCAAACAATATGCCAGTTTGGCGAATGATACCGAGGGGCTTCAAAATATCTCGTCGATGATTTTTGATGAGTACGTTCGTTCACGGGATGCCGTGTTGGCGTTGACGCAGAGTAAGGATTTGCTCGATGGAACACCGTGGTTGAAGGAGTCGATTCGAGTTCGCAATCGCTACATCGATCCATTGAACATGATACAAGTTGAGCTGATCCGCCGTGCGAAGCAATTTGATGTAGACGATACGAGTGACGAAGCGGAAGAGGTGCGCCACCTGACTCGTTTGACGATCAATGGACTCGCATCCGGAATGCGAACGAGCGGATGATGCTAGTAGACGAGTCTCAACGGTTCTGGTTTGCTTCGTTGGCAGAATTGCAGATCGCCCTCGGCCTCGATCCGCTCGATCAAGCGATGGGAGTATCGAGTTTGCCCGAATCGAGACGACCAGGACCAGAGAGTTCGTCGGCTCCAATCGAAGTCGAAGTGAAAATCGTAACGAGGTGTTGGAGTCCAGGCTTTGGCCGAATCACGCGTCCCTCGGAAATCGCCTAACGGCTACACTCCAACCATTGCGGCGATGCAAATGGGCGTCCGGTCCAAGGCACCATAGGCAATCGTTTGACAATGGCTTATCTTTTTGTGTTTGCCATTGCTGCCGATTTTTCCCGAGCCTGCGTTCATGTTTTCAGCCGCCAGTCTTATTTTTGTCTACTGTGTTCTGATTATCTTAGCTTCCATCGGCGGCGGACATCTGCAGAATGTCATGCGGATGACACACCTACGGACTCAGCTTTTGATGAGTAGCGTTGGTGGGTTGATGTTGGGAATCTCGCTATTGCATTTGCTGCCGCACGCCAGTACGACGCTGGCGTCGAGCGCAAAAATGGGTTACGGAGCCTTGACCGGTTTGATCGTGATGTTCCTGCTCATCCGGCTCTTTCATACGTGTGATCATAGCGTGCCCGTGTCAGTCGATGATGCCGATACGGTTTGTTCGCACGGTCATGTTCATTCCGATCATTCCCACCACGAACATGAACACGATCACGACCATTCTCATGAACACGATGCCGAGTCTTACGCATGCGAAGAAACCGAAAAGCAAAATCAGGTGGTGAAGGGAATCAGTTGGGCGGGGCTATTCTTTGGACTCGCACTACATACCCTGGTCGACGGAGTTGCCTTGGCGAGTAGCGTGATTGCCGACAATGTGCATAGTCCGTGGTTGGGATTAGCCGGTGTCGGAACCTTTTTGGCCGTCGGGCTCCATAAGCCGCTCGATGCATTTGCGATCACATCGGTGATGAACAAGCAAAATTGGTCGCTTCGCGCCCAAAGCATCGTCAATATTTTGTTTTCGCTGGCCTGTCCGATTGGTGCTGCGTTGTTTTACTTCGGTGCGGCTCGTTTCACCGATCAATCAGCCGTCCTGGGATGGGGACTAGCGGTTTCGGGTGGCTTTTTCATCGGGATCGCCTTGGCCGACTTGTTGCCTGAAGTTGCCTTTCACGATCACGATCGTGGTAAACTGACCTTGGCGTTGTTGTTGGGAGTGGGGATTGCCGTTGCGATCGAGAACCTACCGGGCCACGACCACTGCGACGATTCGCACGATCACTATTCAAGCGAACCGGCGTCAAACGATACCCAAGCACTGCCAACCTCCGATTCGTAATCATTGGCCGGGTATCATTGGCCGGGTATCATTGGGCCGGGTATCATTGGGCCGGTTCACCCGCGATGATTCATATGAGCAGGCGAAATTTCAGTAGTTCGTTGGATTCAAAGAGTTTGTGTGAACCGTTTGGGAAATACCCTGTGAATCGGCCGTTTTCGCGATAGCGGCCTGTCGATTTAATCGTTTAACGCTTAGCCGAAGGCGTCAGCTTTTCCATAATCGGTCGCCTATGGCTTGGCGTTAAACAATCAGTCGAGTCAAACCGATTAAATCGACAGCCCGATAGCCATGGTTCGTACGACAACTTACGGAATCGTGGCAAACGCTGGGCTGTTAAAAAGTGGGGATTGACACGCCATCTGGGTCAATGGTTTTCGTTCCGCTTGAATGATTCTGAAAGGATTGCGACACGTACCAGAAGATGGGTAAAGACCAGATCAAGGGCATTGACCTTGTGCGAGAAATGGTCTGGATCGTACAACGTCGAACATGTCCGTTTTCGCACGATTTTTTGATAGATTTTCTTGGTGGCCAGTGGCATTGTTGCTGCTGGCGGTGGTTGGATGCGCGAACCGCGAGGTTGTGGGGAAGTTTCGAACGGACGAT harbors:
- the ppc gene encoding phosphoenolpyruvate carboxylase produces the protein MIVKHEDKLRNEISFLGTMLGETIRQIAGDKALEELEKLRRLSWNRRSGGSDAEQWMADAIASLDNDMLRVIIRGFSVFLDLLNLCEDRQRVRVLRQRVRDTYPDPQSETIRQAVLQLKAAGTTPDRMQSLVDHLKVELVFTAHPTEAKRRSIRDKLRRMRELLGEYDNAQLPPEKLQTERQLRGEIAKLWQTDFIRPWRPSVMQEVGRGLSFKPVLWQQVPKIFHEFRKALAFSFADNVKLDQPCLTFGSWIGGDRDGHPGVTAKVTQETFSWLRHAAIEFHLQTCRQLFDSLSLSQRQVQFSSSLFAAIASATQRWPFLTKRISELPPNELCRRWLLIIRYRLEQTQAISLVEESVLPADERENLSGGGAYESPAELQLDLDILLDAIRHCPSGVFVSEEVQVWHDRIEAFGFHLAKLDVRQDSRPYSEVLNELLRSAKLCDSPETLDEAGRQKLLVDTLDQKCVFDRKSLSELACDTLDLFDLLHRVSKVHGHDALGGHVVSMTRVPSDILTVLWLWKQTSSASDRETGAYVLPIVPLFETIDDLEHGPDILTGLFRVPAYREVVKQQGNRQTVMLGYSDSTKDGGYLSACWSLQKAQQKLTSVAKTENVELTFFHGRGGSLGRGGGPTARSILSLPGGTFHGALRLTEQGEVLADRYDDPAIAHRHLEQVLWSALMASGRPVSEERSAYNETMEALTKASFEKYRELVEQPEFVDFFRRATPVSGIEQLPIGSRPSRRRGGNRLSDLRAIPWVFSWTQCRLLIPAWYGLGSAMLALLEDPTMKATLQEMYSEWPFFRATIDNAELALAKTDLEIAKQYASLANDTEGLQNISSMIFDEYVRSRDAVLALTQSKDLLDGTPWLKESIRVRNRYIDPLNMIQVELIRRAKQFDVDDTSDEAEEVRHLTRLTINGLASGMRTSG
- a CDS encoding ZIP family metal transporter, with product MFSAASLIFVYCVLIILASIGGGHLQNVMRMTHLRTQLLMSSVGGLMLGISLLHLLPHASTTLASSAKMGYGALTGLIVMFLLIRLFHTCDHSVPVSVDDADTVCSHGHVHSDHSHHEHEHDHDHSHEHDAESYACEETEKQNQVVKGISWAGLFFGLALHTLVDGVALASSVIADNVHSPWLGLAGVGTFLAVGLHKPLDAFAITSVMNKQNWSLRAQSIVNILFSLACPIGAALFYFGAARFTDQSAVLGWGLAVSGGFFIGIALADLLPEVAFHDHDRGKLTLALLLGVGIAVAIENLPGHDHCDDSHDHYSSEPASNDTQALPTSDS